From Rhodococcus sp. B7740, one genomic window encodes:
- a CDS encoding HAD family hydrolase yields MSSPTHLHGVLWDMDGTLLDSEKIWDVAIGEYSRSLGTELSAEVRESTLGNSMRDALSKVLANASVEVTDDHLAEGREWLTARVGDLFAEGIPWRPGAKDALALVREMGLSTGLVTNTERGLVERALDTLGREYFDITVTGDEVEAGKPHPAPYLRGAALLGLEAASCLAVEDSPTGSLSAHTAGCPVLVVPSEIAVQAAPGYTIRDGLVGLTAEDVRRAWSGRTP; encoded by the coding sequence ATGTCTAGTCCAACTCACCTGCACGGTGTCCTGTGGGACATGGACGGCACACTGCTCGACTCGGAGAAGATCTGGGACGTCGCTATCGGTGAGTACTCCCGCTCCCTGGGAACCGAACTCAGCGCGGAAGTACGCGAGAGCACCCTCGGTAACTCGATGCGGGACGCGCTGAGCAAGGTGCTGGCCAACGCCTCGGTGGAGGTCACCGACGATCATCTGGCCGAGGGGCGCGAATGGCTGACCGCCCGCGTCGGAGACCTGTTCGCCGAGGGGATTCCGTGGCGACCAGGTGCCAAGGACGCCCTTGCGCTCGTGCGCGAGATGGGCCTGTCCACTGGGCTGGTCACCAACACCGAACGCGGTCTGGTCGAGCGGGCACTGGACACCCTGGGCCGCGAGTACTTCGACATCACCGTCACCGGCGACGAGGTCGAGGCAGGCAAACCTCACCCGGCACCGTACCTGCGCGGTGCTGCGTTGCTCGGACTCGAGGCCGCGTCGTGCCTTGCGGTCGAGGATTCGCCCACCGGATCGCTCTCTGCCCACACGGCGGGGTGTCCGGTGTTGGTGGTTCCCTCCGAGATCGCAGTGCAGGCGGCACCCGGATACACGATTCGCGACGGTCTCGTCGGACTCACTGCCGAGGACGTTCGCCGGGCCTGGTCGGGCCGAACGCCCTAA
- a CDS encoding thioesterase family protein translates to MTIPNAFFVPAGLGSEGHERVTATEHTVSLWAPTMQHGAPPSALLVRALERVDAREDTRISRVAVDILGPVPVGDIEIRAWTERPGTNIELVVAELWAAGASGTARAVARGSAWRMRTTPTDDVAHSGDPVMRPVSDGVDYTFGGTWSSGYLDAVEFKILTGLGADGPGEIWARPTPVLVQGESMTSLERLFSIADIANGIGAKLPIDEWTFLNTDLTVHVFRVPQGEWVGVSAETSTGPDGIAMCAGTLSDELGPVGRIAQTVLVRRRT, encoded by the coding sequence GTGACGATTCCGAACGCCTTCTTCGTCCCCGCCGGTCTCGGCAGTGAAGGCCACGAGAGGGTCACCGCCACCGAGCACACCGTCAGCCTGTGGGCACCGACGATGCAGCACGGGGCACCGCCGTCCGCCCTGTTGGTCCGTGCACTCGAGCGCGTCGACGCGCGCGAGGACACTCGGATCAGTCGGGTGGCCGTGGACATCCTCGGACCGGTTCCGGTCGGCGACATCGAGATCCGAGCATGGACGGAGCGTCCCGGTACCAATATCGAGCTCGTCGTGGCGGAACTGTGGGCGGCCGGTGCCTCGGGAACTGCGCGCGCTGTCGCCCGGGGCAGCGCATGGCGTATGCGCACCACGCCGACGGACGACGTGGCTCACTCGGGCGATCCGGTGATGCGACCGGTGAGCGACGGTGTCGACTACACCTTCGGTGGCACCTGGTCGTCGGGTTATCTCGACGCCGTCGAGTTCAAGATCCTCACCGGACTCGGAGCCGACGGACCGGGTGAGATCTGGGCCAGGCCCACACCCGTTCTCGTGCAGGGTGAATCGATGACATCCCTGGAACGACTCTTCTCGATTGCGGACATCGCCAACGGCATCGGTGCGAAACTGCCGATCGACGAATGGACGTTCTTGAACACCGACCTGACCGTGCACGTGTTCCGAGTGCCGCAGGGTGAATGGGTAGGAGTCTCGGCGGAGACCTCCACCGGTCCCGACGGTATCGCCATGTGTGCAGGCACGCTCAGTGACGAACTGGGACCGGTCGGGCGCATCGCGCAGACGGTATTGGTTCGGCGTCGCACCTGA
- a CDS encoding tRNA (adenine-N1)-methyltransferase, whose product MPVEPVPTGPARSGPFRVGDRVQLTDGKGRHYTVVLEAGKEFHTHRGGITHDKLLGADEGSVVTSVNGTPYLALRPLLTDYVLSMPRGAQVIYPKDAAQIVHEGDMFPGARVLEAGAGSGALTCSLLRAVGTEGTVISYEIRQDHADYAIKNVETFFGERPSNWHLTVADVDRFGVDRPGEQVDRVVLDMLAPWDALPAVSKALVPGGVLLVYVATVTQLSKVVEALRAQECWTEPRSWESMVRGWHVVGLAVRPEHRMQGHTAFLVSVRRLAEGTVTPKPQRRSGKG is encoded by the coding sequence ATGCCCGTCGAGCCGGTACCGACCGGACCCGCCCGCAGCGGTCCGTTCCGCGTCGGAGACCGAGTCCAGCTCACCGACGGCAAGGGCCGTCACTACACGGTGGTGCTCGAGGCGGGCAAGGAATTCCACACGCACCGGGGCGGGATCACCCACGACAAACTGCTCGGGGCGGACGAGGGCAGCGTCGTCACGTCCGTCAACGGCACCCCCTACCTCGCGCTTCGGCCGCTGTTGACCGACTACGTGCTGTCGATGCCGCGTGGCGCGCAGGTCATCTACCCCAAGGATGCAGCCCAGATCGTCCACGAGGGCGATATGTTCCCCGGAGCCCGCGTACTCGAGGCCGGTGCCGGATCGGGCGCTCTGACGTGCTCGCTGCTGCGTGCGGTGGGTACGGAAGGAACGGTCATCTCCTACGAGATCCGCCAGGACCATGCCGACTACGCGATCAAGAACGTCGAGACGTTCTTCGGCGAGCGGCCGTCCAACTGGCACCTGACGGTGGCCGACGTGGATCGGTTCGGTGTCGATCGACCGGGGGAGCAGGTGGATCGGGTCGTTCTGGACATGCTGGCCCCCTGGGACGCACTGCCCGCCGTATCGAAAGCTCTCGTTCCGGGCGGAGTGCTGTTGGTGTACGTCGCAACGGTGACGCAGCTGTCCAAGGTCGTCGAAGCCCTACGCGCACAGGAATGCTGGACCGAACCCCGTTCGTGGGAGTCGATGGTGCGCGGTTGGCACGTCGTGGGACTGGCGGTTCGGCCCGAGCATCGGATGCAGGGGCACACCGCATTCCTCGTGAGTGTTCGACGCCTCGCCGAGGGCACCGTCACGCCGAAGCCGCAGCGTCGATCGGGCAAGGGCTGA
- a CDS encoding phosphoribosyl-ATP diphosphatase, which yields MKTFDSLFAELTDRSKTRPEGSGTVAALDAGVHFQGKKVLEEAGEVWIAAEHESDEALAEEISQLLYWVQVMMVGRGLELEDVYKHL from the coding sequence GTGAAGACTTTCGATTCGCTGTTCGCCGAGCTCACCGATCGCTCGAAGACCCGTCCCGAGGGTTCGGGCACCGTCGCAGCGTTGGACGCTGGAGTTCATTTCCAGGGCAAGAAGGTCCTCGAAGAAGCAGGTGAAGTGTGGATCGCTGCCGAGCACGAGAGCGACGAGGCGCTCGCCGAGGAGATTTCGCAGCTTCTCTACTGGGTCCAGGTGATGATGGTGGGCAGAGGCCTCGAACTCGAGGACGTCTACAAACATCTGTGA
- the hisG gene encoding ATP phosphoribosyltransferase, whose amino-acid sequence MLRVAVPNKGALSESAAEILSEAGYRRRSDSKDLTVLDPANGVEFFFLRPKDIAIYVGSGQLDLGITGRDLALDSGAAVEERLALGFGRSTFRYAAPAGKQWAPEDLGGLRIATSYPNLVRKDLAARGLEATVIRLDGAVEISIQLGVADAIADVVESGRSLRQNNLVAFGDSLCDSEGVLIERAGAPGTDSARKQLIARVQGVVFAQQYLMLDYDCPKAILDEAVKITPGIESPTLAPMVDDNWVAVRAMVSRKVHNNVMDQLAELGAKAILASDIRSCRAF is encoded by the coding sequence ATGCTGCGCGTAGCCGTACCCAACAAGGGCGCTCTTTCCGAGTCCGCCGCCGAGATTCTCAGTGAAGCCGGCTACCGACGCCGAAGCGACTCGAAGGACCTGACGGTTCTCGATCCGGCGAACGGCGTCGAGTTCTTCTTTCTCCGCCCCAAGGACATCGCGATCTACGTCGGATCCGGGCAATTGGATCTGGGTATCACCGGACGCGACCTGGCGCTCGATTCCGGTGCCGCGGTCGAGGAACGGCTGGCACTCGGGTTCGGCCGATCGACCTTCCGCTACGCCGCACCCGCGGGCAAGCAGTGGGCACCCGAGGACCTGGGCGGACTGCGCATCGCCACGTCCTATCCCAATCTGGTGCGTAAGGATCTGGCCGCCAGAGGACTCGAGGCTACGGTCATCCGCCTCGACGGTGCGGTCGAGATCTCCATCCAGCTCGGTGTGGCCGACGCGATCGCCGACGTGGTGGAGTCGGGACGTTCGTTGCGTCAGAACAACCTCGTGGCCTTCGGCGACTCTCTCTGCGATTCGGAGGGTGTGTTGATCGAACGAGCAGGCGCTCCGGGCACCGACTCCGCACGAAAGCAACTCATCGCCCGTGTCCAGGGCGTCGTCTTCGCGCAGCAGTACCTGATGCTCGATTACGACTGCCCCAAGGCGATCCTCGACGAGGCCGTGAAGATCACCCCGGGAATCGAATCGCCGACCCTCGCCCCGATGGTCGACGACAACTGGGTTGCCGTGCGCGCCATGGTTTCTCGCAAGGTCCACAACAACGTCATGGATCAGCTCGCCGAGCTGGGTGCCAAGGCGATCCTCGCTTCCGACATCAGGTCCTGTCGAGCATTCTGA
- a CDS encoding RecB family exonuclease: protein MAVPSPRSTPALSPSRAGDFKQCPLLYRFRAVDRIPEVSTEAQVKGTVVHAALEALYALPAQDRVPTTARDLVDPAWERVVAQSPAIESLVPADERTAFLDRARALVAGYYELEDPTHFEPESCEQRVEIDLDDGTPLRGFIDRIDVAPNGMIRVVDYKTGRAPREFTESKALFQMKFYALMIMRMRGVVPAQLKLMYLADKQELTYAPDEDELRRFERMLSAIWKAILAAGETGDFRAKKGALCKWCDHQALCPEFGGTPPPYPGWPQTAQASAVSEQ, encoded by the coding sequence CTGGCGGTGCCGAGCCCCCGCAGCACGCCGGCGTTGTCGCCCTCCCGCGCAGGCGATTTCAAGCAGTGTCCTCTCCTCTACCGCTTTCGCGCGGTCGACCGCATTCCGGAGGTCTCCACCGAAGCTCAGGTCAAGGGAACTGTGGTGCATGCCGCACTGGAGGCTCTCTACGCGCTGCCTGCGCAGGACCGCGTGCCGACGACTGCGCGCGACCTGGTGGATCCGGCGTGGGAGCGAGTGGTTGCCCAGTCGCCCGCCATCGAGTCGTTGGTTCCGGCCGACGAGCGGACGGCCTTTCTCGATCGCGCTCGGGCTCTGGTCGCCGGGTACTACGAACTCGAGGACCCCACTCACTTCGAGCCCGAGTCCTGCGAGCAACGGGTGGAGATCGATCTGGACGACGGCACGCCGCTTCGGGGATTCATCGATCGAATCGACGTCGCACCCAACGGCATGATTCGCGTCGTCGACTACAAAACCGGTCGGGCACCGCGGGAGTTCACCGAGTCCAAGGCGCTGTTCCAGATGAAGTTCTACGCCCTGATGATCATGCGCATGCGCGGCGTCGTTCCGGCGCAACTGAAATTGATGTATCTCGCCGACAAGCAGGAACTGACCTACGCTCCGGACGAAGACGAGCTGCGCAGGTTCGAGCGCATGCTGTCTGCCATCTGGAAAGCGATTCTGGCTGCAGGCGAGACCGGTGACTTCCGCGCCAAGAAGGGCGCACTGTGCAAGTGGTGCGACCACCAGGCCCTGTGCCCCGAGTTCGGCGGCACTCCCCCGCCGTATCCGGGTTGGCCGCAGACGGCCCAGGCTTCTGCGGTGTCCGAGCAGTGA